A single region of the Leptolyngbya subtilissima AS-A7 genome encodes:
- a CDS encoding DUF2997 domain-containing protein has protein sequence METLEFIIYPDGRVKETVTGIVGASCAEVTAAIEAQLGTVVAQQQTSEYFAQRNEQTATETVAAQTAYSQW, from the coding sequence ATGGAAACGTTAGAGTTCATTATTTACCCTGACGGCCGGGTTAAAGAGACGGTGACTGGCATTGTGGGGGCCTCCTGTGCTGAGGTAACTGCGGCTATTGAAGCTCAGCTGGGTACCGTGGTGGCGCAGCAGCAGACCTCTGAGTATTTTGCTCAGCGGAATGAGCAAACGGCTACCGAAACTGTGGCTGCCCAAACTGCCTACAGTCAGTGGTAA